The following proteins are co-located in the Shumkonia mesophila genome:
- a CDS encoding ABC transporter ATP-binding protein, producing the protein MASVEIRNCFKSFGATEVLHGVSVDIRDEEFVVLVGPSGCGKSTLLRMIAGLEEITKGEILIGGRQVNNLPPKDRDVAMVFQNYALYPHMTVFDNMAFSLKLAKAPREEMRARVNRAAEILNLTDYLGRYPRQLSGGQRQRVAMGRAIVRDPRVFLFDEPLSNLDAKLRVQMRAEIKALHHKLRTTIVYVTHDQVEAMTMADRIVVMHDGIIEQIGGPIELYDHPDNLFVAGFIGSPAMNFVPGRLMRENGEAWVEAARNTRLPLSPKTPGRQGQQVVYGVRPKNFRLGSENGQLGIPIKVGVVEPTGDEIEVISSIAGEPICAVFTDRHDFRPEQDIVVFPELGSIHLFDAESGKRIVD; encoded by the coding sequence ATGGCATCCGTAGAGATTCGGAATTGCTTTAAGTCGTTTGGGGCAACGGAAGTTCTGCATGGTGTGAGCGTCGATATCCGCGACGAGGAATTCGTCGTCCTGGTCGGGCCTTCGGGCTGCGGCAAGTCGACGCTGCTGCGCATGATCGCGGGACTCGAGGAAATCACCAAGGGCGAGATCCTGATCGGCGGCCGGCAGGTCAACAACCTGCCGCCGAAGGATCGCGACGTGGCGATGGTGTTCCAGAACTACGCCCTCTATCCGCACATGACGGTCTTCGACAACATGGCGTTCAGCCTGAAGCTGGCCAAGGCGCCGAGGGAGGAGATGCGCGCCCGCGTCAACCGGGCGGCGGAAATCCTGAACCTCACCGACTACCTGGGGCGCTATCCGCGCCAGTTGTCGGGGGGGCAGCGCCAGCGGGTGGCGATGGGCCGCGCCATCGTGCGCGACCCCCGAGTGTTCCTGTTCGACGAACCGCTCTCCAACCTCGACGCCAAGCTCCGCGTCCAGATGCGCGCCGAGATCAAGGCGCTGCACCACAAGCTGCGCACCACCATCGTCTACGTCACCCACGACCAGGTGGAGGCGATGACCATGGCCGATCGCATTGTCGTCATGCACGACGGCATCATCGAGCAGATCGGCGGTCCCATCGAGCTTTACGACCATCCCGACAACTTGTTCGTCGCCGGGTTCATCGGCTCGCCGGCCATGAACTTCGTGCCCGGCCGGCTGATGCGCGAGAACGGCGAGGCCTGGGTCGAGGCGGCCCGGAACACCCGCCTGCCGCTGTCGCCGAAGACGCCCGGCCGGCAAGGGCAGCAGGTGGTCTACGGGGTGCGGCCGAAGAACTTCCGGCTGGGCTCGGAAAACGGCCAACTGGGCATTCCGATCAAGGTCGGTGTCGTCGAGCCGACCGGCGACGAGATCGAGGTCATTTCCTCGATCGCCGGCGAACCCATCTGCGCGGTCTTCACCGACCGCCACGATTTCCGGCCCGAGCAGGACATCGTCGTCTTTCCCGAGCTTGGCAGCATCCACCTGTTCGATGCCGAAAGCGGGAAGCGGATCGTCGACTAG